The window CCCTCGAGGTAGTCCGACGCCGGACGGTTGCCGGCACCCGGGCCGGTACCGTTGAGGTCCTGGCCCCAGAGCAGGAATTCGATGGCATGGTAGCCGGTGGCGACGTTGGCTTCGGAACCGCCCAGCTCGTTCAGGCTGGCGAGTTTTTCCGGGGTGATTTCGGTGACATCGACCTTGTCTTCGCCAACCTGGACCTGCTTGTTGGCGATGATGTTGGCGCTGGCAGCCGGGTTGCCCAGGGCGTGCTCGTAGGAGGCGTCGACGTAGTCGATCAGGCCTTCGTCCAGCGGCCAGGCGTTCACTTGGCCCTCCCAGTCGTCGATGATGGTGTTGCCGAAGCGGAACACCTCACTCTGCAGGTAAGGTACGCGCGCCGCTACCCAGGCAGCCTTGGCGGCCTTGAGGGTGTCGTCGTTCGGCTTGGCGAGGAAGGCGTCGATGGCCTGTTGCAGGGTCTTCGCGGTGGATTCGGCGTCGCTGTATACGGCGAAGACCATGTCGGCGTAGTGCGCGACCACAGCCTTGCCGGCGGCCTCGTCAACCTTGCCGGCAGCGTCGCTGGCAGGCGTGGCCGGAGCGCTGGCGGCTGGTGTCGGCGCGGCGGCTGCGGTTTTTTCCTTGTCCTTGTCGCCACAGCCGGCGAGGGCGATGGCAAGGGCCAACAGGCTGGCGGTGGCCAGAGGCATGCGAATCATGGCGAGTATCCTGCTTCGAGAGGGTGGACGAGTGCGCGCGGGGATGCGCAAAACCGGCACATAATGCGAAAGATATGCATTTTGTGTAAAGGACTAGTCGTTGAAATATTTACTAATAATCTGTTGATTGATTACTGTTTGATATATGCGTAAGGCGGCGATTACTGGAGTATCGCCGTGTTGCTGCGTT of the Pseudomonas vanderleydeniana genome contains:
- a CDS encoding imelysin family protein; this encodes MIRMPLATASLLALAIALAGCGDKDKEKTAAAAPTPAASAPATPASDAAGKVDEAAGKAVVAHYADMVFAVYSDAESTAKTLQQAIDAFLAKPNDDTLKAAKAAWVAARVPYLQSEVFRFGNTIIDDWEGQVNAWPLDEGLIDYVDASYEHALGNPAASANIIANKQVQVGEDKVDVTEITPEKLASLNELGGSEANVATGYHAIEFLLWGQDLNGTGPGAGNRPASDYLEGAGATGGHNDRRRAYLKAVTQLLVSDLEEMVGNWKPNVADNYRASLEAEPAESGLRKMLFGMGSLSLGELAGERMKVSLEANSPEDEQDCFSDNTHNSHFYDAKGIRNVYLGEYTRTDGTKLTGPSLSSLVAKVDPAADTALRNDLQSTEAKIQVMVDHANKGEHYDQLIAAGNDAGNKIVRDAIAALVKQTGSIEQAAAKLGISDLNPDNADHEF